In Cicer arietinum cultivar CDC Frontier isolate Library 1 chromosome 7, Cicar.CDCFrontier_v2.0, whole genome shotgun sequence, a single window of DNA contains:
- the LOC101489678 gene encoding uncharacterized protein — MVNLVAAQKPLMHVLMKMAGIRPYTVEIESGTVMTFWVPSETITKPKKKQEKPKIIAKPNKPVVVLIHGFAAEGIVTWQFQVGALTKKYAVYVPDLLFFGGSVTDKAERSPSFQAECLATGLRKLGVEKCIVVGFSYGGMVAFKMAEMYPELVEAMVISGSIFAMTDSISVSTMKELGFSSSSELLLPNSVKGLKALLSVAAYKKFWFPDRLHKDFLRVMFTNRKERGELLDGLVISNRDIDIPSFTQRIHLLWGENDQIFKSELAQNMKEQLGDGTTFEGIKKAGHLVHLERPCVYNRCLKHFIASFLASNEAKQIT; from the exons ATGGTGAATCTCGTGGCAGCACAAAAACCATTGATGCATGTGCTAATGAAAATGGCAGGAATAAGGCCCTACACGGTGGAAATAGAATCAGGAACAGTAATGACATTCTGGGTACCTTCAGAAACAATAACAAAGCCTAAGAAAAAACAAGAAAAGCCCAAAATAATAGCGAAGCCCAATAAGCCCGTAGTGGTTCTAATACACGGTTTCGCAGCGGAAGGAATAGTGACGTGGCAGTTTCAAGTAGGCGCGTTGACAAAAAAGTACGCTGTTTATGTTCCGGATCTACTATTCTTCGGAGGGTCCGTAACGGATAAAGCGGAAAGGTCACCGAGTTTTCAAGCAGAGTGTTTGGCGACAGGTTTAAGGAAACTTGGTGTTGAAAAGTGTATTGTTGTTGGTTTTAGTTATGGTGGAATGGTGGCTTTTAAAATGGCTGAGATGTACCCTGAATTGGTTGAAGCTATGGTTATATCTGGATCTATATTTGCTATGACTGATTCAATTAGTGTTAGTACAATGAAAGAACTtggtttttcttcttcttctgaactTTTGTTGCCTAATTCTGTTAAGGGTCTTAAGGCCCTTTTGTCTGTTGCTGCTTATAAAAAGTTTTGGTTCCCTGATCGTTTACATAAAGACTTTCTTCGG GTGATGTTCACAAATAGGAAGGAGAGAGGTGAGTTATTAGATGGCTTAGTTATTAGCAATAGAGATATAGACATCCCAAGTTTCACACAG AGGATACATCTTCTATGGGGCGAGAATGATCAAATTTTCAAATCGGAGCTTGCTCAAAATATGAAAGA GCAACTAGGAGATGGCACAACATTTGAAGGCATAAAGAAAGCTGGTCACCTTGTTCATTTGGAGCGACCATGTGTCTACAATAGATGCCTCAAGCATTTTATTGCTTCCTTCTTGGCGTCAAATGAAGCCAAACAAATAACTTGa